A genomic segment from Aspergillus puulaauensis MK2 DNA, chromosome 1, nearly complete sequence encodes:
- a CDS encoding uncharacterized protein (COG:S;~EggNog:ENOG410PGAN;~InterPro:IPR032675), with protein sequence MAPTMRFPRGQSRPVRSNRTHVQSYNEESGPDDPLDEDSGTEQEGSRRLSLSLRPRSNRIRMSYRENSSDGESDESPSEDTGNVLSPETAVHPNQPLPDVTTYAIPTTPTPARRTRSVKTRSQTQKSKRTPTKRRLELGRPLNKRRKTDEPDTSSVGSGIIPPWQTLPYHILFDIFLRASYPLVEEKSIRRHSTVNWLVNVALQCRNFYEPALAALYHSPPLIPAPKSHGLLSLLVKPQDSLSTTYVSKIKELHVDVETLLVYKSGPTLGYFDLSKLIENTPQVNVLRLYHNNDYVVGLPPWDIPRSKWVYPEALFASINLTSIRLRSWDWNARFMNTQDLLPLILSKHNQAPFKSIRNLRILHVASEDADGDGVTGMPDERENVLAMALKELPSLHRLEFLESSILNDHLLPKLPFNLTSLTINNCDDVTTANFSLFLSTHGHSLRELSISHNRHLSLSFIVDLKKFCQSLERFTMDLSMHDWSSYHDVEPHFEELLSPSEIPTWPPTLQHLELVQLRKWKENTAEAFFTSLIEAAPELQNLRKLIISAILKTGWRDRASFREKWIGRLEKVFLRRSAPPNPAFRSIVRHSPGQEPGNPTEGSHLDETEIPSPSKRKSARIASLKYSDGEDNQSPSPRSYPMNEGDSDNDLPTMQGMCDVVVIRIDNQRPRETQFNEQDFLDDELSGDEDWTGHDMDMGDGGHAW encoded by the coding sequence ATGGCTCCAACGATGCGTTTCCCTCGCGGACAATCGCGACCAGTTCGCTCAAATCGCACCCACGTCCAGTCCTACAACGAGGAAAGCGGGCCGGATGATCCCCTGGATGAAGACAGTGGAACTGAGCAAGAGGGATCGAGgcgcctttctctctctttgcGACCACGTTCAAATCGCATTCGCATGTCGTACCGGGAGAACTCAAGTGATGGTGAGTCGGATGAGTCTCCCAGTGAAGACACAGGCAATGTGTTATCTCCGGAAACTGCCGTTCATCCAAACCAACCTCTGCCGGATGTCACTACCTACGCCATACCTACTACACCGACCCCCGCGCGCCGTACTCGTTCCGTTAAGACCAGGTCTCAGACACAAAAGTCAAAACGAACACCAACGAAGAGGCGACTGGAGTTAGGGAGGCCTCTCAACAAGCGGAGGAAGACGGATGAACCCGATACTTCCTCCGTTGGTTCAGGGATCATTCCGCCGTGGCAGACCCTTCCGTACCACATATTATTCGATATATTTCTACGCGCATCTTACCCGCTTGTCGAGGAGAAGTCTATTAGAAGACACAGCACCGTTAATTGGCTGGTGAACGTCGCATTGCAATGCCGCAATTTCTATGAGCCAGCCCTAGCAGCTCTCTACCACTCCCCCCCACTCATACCTGCTCCTAAATCGCACGGCTTATTGAGCCTTCTCGTCAAACCCCAGGACTCGCTCTCCACGACTTATGTCAGTAAGATTAAAGAGCTGCATGTTGATGTCGAGACCCTCTTGGTTTACAAAAGTGGACCGACCTTAGGATACTTCGACCTGTCCAAATTAATCGAAAATACCCCGCAAGTCAATGTACTCCGGCTATACCACAATAACGACTATGTTGTTGGCCTTCCTCCGTGGGATATCCCGCGCTCAAAATGGGTCTATCCTGAAGCACTATTTGCGTCTATTAACTTGACCTCCATCCGGCTTCGCAGCTGGGACTGGAATGCTCGTTTTATGAACACGCAAGATTTGCTTCCGCTTATTTTATCAAAACATAACCAGGCCCCATTCAAAAGCATTCGAAATCTTAGGATACTGCACGTTGCCTCAGAAGATGCGGATGGTGATGGAGTCACTGGGATGCCTGACGAGAGAGAAAATGTCTTAGCTATGGCTCTGAAGGAGCTTCCCAGTTTGCATCGACTGGAGTTTCTAGAGTCATCCATCCTAAACGACCACCTTCTGCCCAAATTACCCTTTAACCTGACTTCTCTCACCATTAACAACTGTGACGATGTAACAACTGCCAATTTTagtcttttcctttccaCCCACGGCCACAGTTTACGAGAGTTGAGCATCAGCCATAACCGCCATCTAAGTCTTTCTTTTATCGTGGACCTGAAAAAATTCTGTCAGTCCCTGGAAAGGTTTACGATGGATCTCTCGATGCATGACTGGTCGAGTTACCACGATGTTGAACCCCATTTTGAGGAACTACTTTCTCCATCGGAGATTCCCACATGGCCCCCAACTTTACAACACCTCGAGTTGGTACAGTTGCGCAAATGGAAGGAGAACACCGCAGAGGCCTTCTTCACTTCGCTAATTGAAGCCGCCCCTGAGCTGCAGAATCTACGGAAGTTAATAATTAGCGCGATCCTGAAAACTGGATGGCGCGATCGTGCCTCTTTTCGAGAAAAGTGGATTGGCAGGCTCGAAAAAGTCTTCTTACGGCGAAGCgctcctccaaacccagcatTCCGCAGCATTGTACGGCACTCCCCGGGACAGGAGCCGGGCAACCCAACTGAGGGCTCGCATCTGGACGAAACCGAGATTCCGTCCCCCTCGAAGCGGAAAAGCGCGCGGATCGCTAGTCTTAAATATTCAGATGGTGAAGACAACCAAAGTCCATCACCGAGAAGCTATCCAATGAACGAAGGCGATAGCGATAATGACCTGCCCACTATGCAGGGTATGTGTGATGTTGTGGTGATTCGAATCGACAATCAACGTCCTAGGGAAACCCAATTCAACGAACAGGACTTTCTAGACGACGAGCTGAGTGGGGACGAAGATTGGACTGGCcatgatatggatatgggTGATGGGGGCCATGCGTGGTAA
- a CDS encoding class I SAM-dependent methyltransferase (COG:S;~EggNog:ENOG410PMCI;~InterPro:IPR029063;~PFAM:PF13489,PF08241,PF13649): MTESSPSSPHSPPKPQGPPHDAPPSDGDSGLEIDSNPTTDYQDEFASDTTSLNSMITSYRYENGRRYHAYKEGAYWGPNDEEQNEQLEIAHHMFTLLLNNKLFLAPIGDHIRRALDVGTGTGIWAIDFAEDNPLTEIIGTDLSPIQPGFVPPNLRFEIDDATETWVYPENHFDLVHVRSMYGAVADWPAFYQNALKTLQPGGWIDQLEMSIQFRSDDNTVTDDHVLALWSRLFIATGEQFGKTFQIAERAKGYMEEAGFENVTERRFKLPIGPWSKDKKLKKLGMWNLVHCESGIEGWAMALLTRVMGWTYDDVQALLAEMRKGLRDPNIHAYFYVVGVYGRKPQN; this comes from the exons ATGACGGaatcatctccctcctctccccatTCGCCGCCCAAGCCGCAAGGGCCGCCTCACGATGCCCCTCCATCGGACGGTGATAGTGGCCTCGAAATT GATTCAAATCCGACCACAGATTATCAGGACGAGTT TGCGAGCGACACCACTTCCCTCAACTCGATGATAACATCTTATCGGTATGAGAATGGCCGACGGTATCATGCTTACAAAGAGGGCGCATATTG GGGACCAAACGATGAGGAGCAGAATGAGCAATTAGAAATCGC CCACCACATGTTCACTTTGCTCCTTAATAATAAACTGTTCCTTGCACCGATAGGAGATCATATCAGG AGAGCCCTCGATGTCGGTACAGGCACTGGCATATGGGCAAT TGATTTCGCAGAAGACAACCCCTTGACTGAAATTATCGGCACTGATCTATCTCCTATCCAACCTGGTTTTGTACCACCGAACTTGCGATTCGAGATTGATGATGCGACTGAAACATGGGTTTATCCGGAGAATCACTTTGACTTAGTCCACGTTCGGTCAATGTATGGGGCAGTAGCCGACTGGCCTGCCTTCTACCAAAATGCTCTGAA GACATTGCAGCCAGGTGGATGGATCGATCAACTGGAAATGTCTATCCAATTCCGGTCCGATGATAATACGGTAACCGACGACCATGTCCTTGCGCTCTGGTCTCGGCTCTTCATAGCCACTGGTGAGCAATTTGGCAAAACATTCCAAATTGCGGAGCGTGCCAAAGGATACATGGAAGAAGCCGGTTTTGAGAACGTGACTGAGCGTCGTTTCAAGTTACCCATTGGTCCATGGAGCAAGGAtaagaaattgaagaaacTTGGGATGTGGAATCTTGTTCACTGCGAGAGCGGTATTGAAGGGTGGGCAATGGCGCTACTGACTAGAGTGATGGGC TGGACATATGACGACGTCCAAGCGCTCCTGGCTGAGATGCGCAAAGGCCTTCGGGATCCAAACATCCATGCTTATTTCTATGT CGTTGGGGTATACGGCCGCAAACCTcaaaattaa
- a CDS encoding uncharacterized protein (COG:S;~EggNog:ENOG410PZZV), whose product MPMIWNDQADAKLLMAIITKNDARMNWAGIAEYMGPDCTVSAVQHRIQRLRDKAAKAGDSASAINGGENGNEGGISSAASSPEKRKRGRPKKVIPAEENANPTDEGEEGGSPTKLLKGSKAQPVSMEQGQHEVKEECSEDFA is encoded by the exons ATGCCCATGATTTGGAATGATCAGGCAGATGCCAAA cttctcatGGCTATCATTACCAAGAATGACGCAAGAATGAACTGGGCCGGTATCGCGGAGTACATGGGTCCTG ATTGCACCGTCAGTGCCGTCCAGCACCGCATCCAGCGCCTTAGGGACAAGGCGGCAAAAGCGGGCGATTCTGCCTCTGCTATCAATGGAGGGGAGAATGGCAATGAAGGTGGTATTAGCTCTGCAGCATCCAGTCccgaaaagagaaagagaggaagacCAAAGAAGGTGATTCCGGCAGAGGAAAATGCCAATCCTACTgatgaaggcgaggagggaggtaGTCCTACCAAGCTGCTGAAAGGCTCAAAAGCTCAGCCTGTGAGCATGGAACAGGGCCAGCATGAGGTGAAAGAAGAATGTTCGGAAGATTTTGCCTGA
- a CDS encoding uncharacterized protein (COG:S;~EggNog:ENOG410PYS8) translates to MPMKWTPEKDQLLLLKILETHELKVNTNKVAEAWPEGDKPTARAITERLVRMRQMVKSTNSDKKTEGHFSIGSGASSTASTSRKPRTASSTVSSVGSTKRKRTDTGKSASASPLKAEINSDGDIDAEYELDADFVLGPNFVVTDTPRKKLFDVPLFSAPATPGTDQVQNQTLPLAGSSLGLVKGGEVVGDGSPVKRQPATRPRRATVKPGMVNYADPLVDGDALFCVREDYLESSASDYAPEDAGFEDDDFA, encoded by the exons ATGCCAATGAAATGGACCCCTGAGAAGGACCAACTC CTTCTGCTGAAAATCCTTGAAACCCACGAACTCAaagtcaacaccaacaaggTTGCTGAAGCATGGC CCGAAGGAGACAAACCCACTGCCCGCGCTATCACCGAGCGTCTCGTCCGTATGCGTCAGATGGTTAAGTCCACCAACTCCGACAAGAAAACTGAGGGACACTTCAGTATCGGGTCCGGGGCTAGCAGCACTGCATCTACCTCCCGCAAGCCCCGTACAGCCTCTTCTACTGTATCTTCTGTCGGATCTACTAAGCGCAAGCGAACCGATACTGGCAAGAGCGCATCGGCCTCGCCCCTCAAGGCAGAGATAAACAGCGATGGAGACATTGATGCCGAGTATGAGCTGGATGCTGATTTTGTGCTGGGTCCTAATTTTGTGGTGACTGATACACCTAGAAAGAAGTTGTTTGATGTTCCTCTATTTTCTGCCCCGGCTACTCCTGGAACGGATCAGGTACAGAATCAAACTTTGCCTCTGGCCGGCAGTAGCTTGGGTTTAGTCAAGGGAGGTGAGGTAGTTGGTGATGGTAGTCCTGTCAAGCGGCAGCCTGCAACCAGACCACGCCGGGCTACAGTTAAGCCTGGGATGGTTAACTATGCGGACCCgcttgttgatggtgatgctcTTTTTTGTGTGCGTGAAGATTATTTAGAGAGCTCTGCGTCTGATTATGCTCCTGAGGATGCCGGctttgaggatgatgactttGCATAA
- a CDS encoding uncharacterized protein (COG:S;~EggNog:ENOG410PZW2) — translation MVNWKSGDSTNRLIAAIIAASPGNKIDYNAVAALFGQGATYDSIEGQCRKYRKMAEELRTDATKQRVSIAGTPRSRGKIGTRTPQEAQSRVTKPLSASPTKGKTGVTKTPNTPTKKRAKNNVEGSLMDADIESNNANVGAEPMNIIPSIEEAKFEPPTAKGLGSFVGVVVPTKVEEVTATDKEKEAMRSRRSQAPTQDSDTDDYVNSRENSPSAGRGRARTRRPRTASATAKYVGYDFGFVDEEFA, via the exons ATGGTGAACTGGAAATCTGGTGATAGTACCAATCGCCTCATTGCGGCCATCATCGCTGCTAGCCCGGGAAACAAG ATTGATTACAATGCCGTTGCTGCTCTGTTTGGTCAGGGTGCGACTTATGACTCAATTGAAGGGCAATGCCGCAAGTACCGCAAGATGGCGGAGGAGCTAAGGACTGATGCGACCAAACAAAGAGTATCAATTGCTGGAACTCCCCGTAGTCGTGGAAAGATCGGTACTCGAACTCCTCAAGAAGCTCAGAGCAGAGTCACCAAACCGCTATCTGCCTCCCCTACAAAGGGGAAGACCGGCGTTACGAAAACCCCAAATACTCCCACGAAGAAAAGGGCTAAGAATAACGTGGAAGGTAGTTTGATGGATGCTGATATTGAAAGCAACAACGCCAATGTCGGGGCTGAACCCATGAATATCATCCCAAGCATAGAAGAAGCAAAGTTCGAACCTCCTACTGCAAAGGGCCTTGGCTCTTTCGTTGGAGTAGTCGTCCCAACCAAGGTGGAGGAAGTGACCGCTacagacaaggagaaggaagccatGCGGTCCCGCAGATCGCAAGCTCCTACCCAGGATTCTGACACCGATGACTATGTGAATTCCCGGGAGAACTCTCCAAGCGCTGGAAGAGGCCGAGCCCGTACTCGCCGCCCGCGTACAGCTTCAGCTACTGCTAAGTATGTCGGATATGACTTTGGctttgttgatgaggagttCGCCTAG
- a CDS encoding uncharacterized protein (COG:S;~EggNog:ENOG410PP61;~InterPro:IPR029069,IPR042171;~PFAM:PF13622), translating to MCVVNAELEVHPEEGYACGAVPSQQSLACTAIVTLSDLYKETGLTQGTAGSTIHPHPSRQIDCVIIDDPVVDATPVTRKLHWVAPRSSDGLWGHRLGGHQREVWLSFRDGSKISDLLHLALLADMPLQPPATHKADFYMHHALSTVCLSVEFKKRPEPDTEWVLLRSNSHKVANGRYDVNIQIFNEDAEILALSNHVVYVSGLKGKSGKKARM from the exons ATGTGCGTTGTCAATGCAGAGCTAGAGGTACACCCAGAAGAAGGATATGCTTGTGGTGCAGTACCATCACAGCAGTCACTAGCCTGCACTGCAATTGTTACGCTTTCCGACCTATATAAAGAAACCGGCCTTACCCAGGGCACTGCGGGGTCAACTATACATCCGCACCCCAGCCGGCAAATAGACTGCGTAATAATCGACGACCCCGTCGTTGACGCAACTCCCGTAACTCGCAAGCTCCATTGGGTTGCCCCGCGCTCGTCAGATGGTTTATGGGGACATAGACTAGGCGGGCACCAACGCGAAGTGTGGTTATCGTTTCGAGACGGGTCGAAGATTTCTGATCTTCTCCATTTGGCGTTGCTTGCGGATATG CCCCTCCAACCTCCGGCAACCCACAAGGCGGACTTCTACATGCACCACGCACTCTCCACAGTGTGTCTATCAGTGGAGTTCAAGAAGCGGCCCGAGCCGGATACGGAATGGGTCCTACTGAGATCGAATTCCCACAAGGTTGCTAATGGCAGATACGATGTGAATATTCAAATTTTCAATGAGGATGCTGAAATTCTTGCGTTGAGCAACCATGTTGTGTATGTTTcggggttgaaggggaagTCCGGGAAGAAGGCAAGGATGTGA